From Maniola jurtina chromosome 7, ilManJurt1.1, whole genome shotgun sequence:
CAGAATACTTTTTACATATACCTACGTTTCATAATTAACTAAACGTAGTCCAAAGAAAACGTAcctagtgattatattctctttggtcCAAAGAGCAAGTTAGTCAATCACCGACCAGAAAAAAGGCTCAATttcagtcaaaaaaaaaataacaaaaaagttaagtTTTGATCACGTTTTGATCATTTCACTTTCGATTTTAACCCACAGATTTCTTGTATCTTATTTATTCCTAATGATTCTAATAAATGATCAGTGCAGTGTATTAGATTATGTTATTGTTTATTAATGTCCTCTTTCATTTCGATCTATTTGAAGATGGATAACAACGATAACAAATGCAGGATTTGTTTCGAAAGTAAAAGAAACTTATGTTCAGTTTTTGAGACTGATCAAGGATTATCATATGCTTTAATGATAGCATTAATTACTGGAATTAAGGTAAAGTTTCATTGTGCATCTATTATTAAAGTATAATTTGAATCACTGGACACTGGAATGTATACAATAATGGGCTTCTCTAATCAAGCATGAAGTGAACTTCTAAGACTACAACACAATTCACACAGTATCGTACATACTACGAATccgaaaaaaattgtttggtaATGTTTTCtctgattaaaattttcaaaatgtatattttaatgtagagAAATATTTcagttacaattttatatattattgttaCTTATAAACTCTTTTTTCATTGAAGtgttacattaaaatatcgctcaatagctcaacggtagaGGAGCGGAGTGAATTctgaaaggttggcggttcaaaccccacccattgcactataattgttgtacctactcctagcacaagctttacgattaattggaggggaagggaaatattagtcatgaatagtatgactaatactcttataaaagaaaaaactcaACCTAGTCTTCAGTGGCGTAGCGTGCCTTGTCGGGGCCCcgtataaaaatttttttggaggcCCTTATATGGAGGTAAAGATTtttcacaaaagaaaaaaaatattgtgagaagtaatatttatttatcacataatttacccattttacaaataaaaatcgaATTTTAAATATTCACTCTCCTTGCCTTTTTATCGGCAAACTGatttattaaatcatttatgGCTGATGATGATTTTAGTTTTTCTAAAGTTTCTGCCTCTATGGACAATAGTGAGATGTCTGACAGCCGTTCTTGTCCCATCGAAGttcttaagtaattttttattagttttaattttgaaaaacacTCCGTGGTTTAACATCCAATGCAAAGTACAACAACGTACACGTACATCGCGATATCGATGAAGGATTCCCGGGAATTCCCCGCTGAGTTGAAGATGAAGTAAGTAAAACGGGGAAGTCCCGCAGCCCGCCATAACGATGTAGTGTTGCCAACTTTTGAACGCACGCTTAAGGCGAGAAAAAAAGGAATTGCTTTATAGAATTTTgtcatttgtaaaataaaataaattagaaagtttttattctttttccTTACACACTTTGGGGGCCCCCGTGGCCCGGGGGCCCCGTATAATTGATACGGCAAATACGGCGGTAGCTACGCCCCTGCTAGTCTTATCTAATTCCTGTACAAATCGTGCCTGCATCAAATGATGCCAAGCATACTGACTGCTTTCCGCGCTTTACACTAAGGCTGGTCCTTTACACAAAATGAGTCAGCCCTCCTGTCATCAGATGTGGCAGGAAGGCTGGCTCTATGTAACTCATGAACAAGCTGGCATGAACAATGTAACTCTTGATAAGAGAgccatacttgcgccgcttaaCGATTTCAGCCATTTAttctgcggctcccggtcttgatacttCTACCTGAACTTACTATAAACTGAAGTAAAAAAATACCTGTTACAGTGCATTGAGCAGTTAATAAttgtaaacaatataataataaataaatatgttacaTATAATTAATTTCCTACTGTTTCAGAtagtaaaagataaaaaagaaTTGTTATGCCTACTCTGTAGAAGGAAGCTTAAAGATTTCTATGAATTTAAACTTTTGATTGAAAGgtttggtattttttttcttagatAGATATTTCTATgttataaatcacactaatattataaaggagaaagtttgtatgtgtgtgtgtgtgtgtgtgtgtgtgtatgtttgttacaccttcacgcaaaaactactggacggattgggctgaaatttagaatggacatagattataccctggattagcacataggctactttttatcccggaaaatcaaagagttcccacgggaattttaaaaaacctacatccacgtaaacgaagtcgcgggcattagctagtagtaAAATAACGCTCATTTTCAAAAGTAACAAGAAACATCTATTGGTATAGATTGTATCTTGGAAACTGACATGGGCCACTTTTTATTCTTGAATGAAAGAGTTTCCActggacttttaaaaacctaaatcaacacaGACAAATCCCCGGGCTTATTTCAATTGActgttttgtttatattattaacttttttaCCAGACTGCGGCAAAGTCAAAGGGAAGGAtgatgattttagcagtctatttatgtatgtaatatgtatgtatgtttgtatccagattctgtgtgttccactgcaGTGTCTAAACTACTTGGCCGATTTTAGGACATAGACTGATTTAgaattttatcacactaatattataaaggcgaaagtttgtatgtgtgtgtgtgtgtgtgtgtgtgtgaatgtttgttactccttcacgtaaaaactacgggacggatttggctgaaatttggaatggagatagataatatcctggattagcacataggctactttttatcccggaaaatcaaaggggttcccacgggatttcaaaaaacctaaatccacgcgggcgaagtcgcgggcatcggctagtacaaaataaaaataccctAGGGAATACAGATgtcacatcaaaaaaagtggaggtcttcaaaaattttttttgctattgtatcgagtggaatgtcaaatgaaataggaGACAATTCTGAGCTTATAGATATAAATGTGGATAGAAAAAATTTTACTCTAttatttcagcatttattaagaTGATCACAGTAGAGTTTTAGTATTCAACTTTGTCTtgtgttatttaattttcttatatGATATTTTCCAGCAAATATACtcatgtatatatatatagaagTATTTATTTTCAGATCTGATGTAGAACTAAGTAAACAGTCAAAGGTATTCAAGTTTAACACAATAGATGAAATAAAAGTGGAATTCGACTCACAACTGAATCATATAGAGCCAGAAAACGTTGCATcagattacaataatttgtttaaaaatgaaaatgactGGGTTTATTACAATAACACATTGATTAAAAGGCTGATTAAACAAGAGAGAATAACAGTGCCAATAGAAGAGTTTCTTGACACAATAAAATCTGAAGGATTTGAGGAGAATGGTCATGTAAGCTCCACCCTTGTTCTTCCTTCTTcattctaccacagaacagcaGCATGAGAATTGGCATCCTTATGTTGTCAACATCTAGTCTACTTGCACGAATCGTTTTTAGTCATCTTTCTAAGGTTTGGAAAACCCTTCAGGTGTTTGTATTTCCTTGTGTTCGTATAACTTAAGTACATTCAAGGCAAGGGGAATAGGCTGGTGAAATCTAGGTAGGCTTGCTCCAACTTAAACCTCATCATGGCTTTCCTtaaggcatgattgtcgtcaagcgcaagtctATCCTGTAATAAATAAGGCTGTATAGGATATATTCATTACCTAGTTCTTTTGGGCATGGACTGCTATCTTACTTGGTGTTGAGTGCCAAttatacagtctaagatggaagccggctaatctagcaattttattaaaatcatccCTCTAATTGGTTTTATTCTTCATGGCCTCGTACTAAAACGCCTATTTGCTTAGCGGCAAGGCTTTGCAGGTAAAATTAGTGGTGACTAACCAGACCGAACCAGTGGAGCCAATTTAGTTTATGAATTTCCAAATTGACCCAACCGGAACTGAAACCTAAAAACCACAGCGCTCAGCACTGCGTCAAGAGGTCAAATAATAAATagcaataaattattaataacttgGTGATACccacaacttcgttcgcgtgaatatacatagttttttttaaatcccatgggaactccaTTATCCATatttcaggataaaagtagccagCCTATCCAGAGtattatctatctgcattccaaatttgagccaaatccgtgtagtagtttttgcgtaaaagagtaacgaACATCCTTATACCATCCATACGtataaactttcgcgtttataatgttagtaagaTAGGcacaacaaaattataaaaataaacataacttattttttatccataactaaattaaattgtcTAACTTGGAGTAAAGTTCGAATCAAGCTGCATCTCAAATTCTATTGCACTTTATcttgtaattttagtgattttgtatttttcgaacccgcattgtatagcgtgcaaaactcgggtcaatggcCCACCtatgacgcggcattgacttcgagtgacctatttacggaacgttcgttgacctctagcatcactcagatgttttatttgcaataattgtgaacttttaaaaaatacaggatttattttttattttttgtatgttatGCTTTAGAACTGCAAAAATTTCATCTCcatcaaatcaaattaaaccATAAACAGGCAAATTAGGAGAAGTTTACAAAAAttgtgatttaaatttttaggtaGATGATTATGTACAAGATTCAAATATGGGTGAAGAATATAGtttcaaaagaaagaaaaaaccatCCAAGatgacaaaaaattacaaaacatcAAGTAAGTGTATGTAATGTATTTAAAGTTgcttagttttgtttttattcactTACATAGATAATACCAAGGTTCATTGTTTCATCattcattcctttacttgtgctataagacctacctacctgcctaatttcatgattctaggtcaacgggaagtaccctataggttttctcgacagacacgacagacggaaaggcagacaggcagacaacaataTAAGCGATTCCTTTGCTTACATTTTAGTTGGGCGATTGATGACGATGTCAACTCCCATAAGTACGAGGAGGCAAATGGAATCAAACATTTCAAAGcctctgtttttagggttccgtacctcaaaaggaaaaacggaactcttataggatcactttgttgtctgtctgtctgtctgtctgtccttacgtccgtccgtcgtgtctgtcaagaatacctatagggtaggtacttcccgttgacctagaattatgaaatttggcaggtaggtaggtcttatagcacaagtaaaggaataaatccgaaaaccgtgaatttatggctacatcattaaaaaaaaattaaaatgtgttttaattttcaaattaagataacacCAAATGGGGTTCTTTCTTCTCTcggggctggtttccgcacttaaacgacCGTTTCcgaccaaatggggtatcatataaaagagctttatctgtacattctaaaacagattttatttatttttatacttaatagtttttgatttatcctgcaaaatgtcggaaaaatacctgagtatggaaccctcggtgtgggagtctgactcgtacttagccggtttttaatTCCGggtattctgttttttttttttttaccaatagGTATCCAAATTGGCAGATTTCCAAGCGCAACATCTCATCGGCAGATAATTCCAGCAGATTTTCTTTGAGCTTGGTTGTCTTTGCCTCATTTATAGCTGCATTTAAAAATGGTCGcacgtataggtaggtacgcgtATTCGACATAAAAAAAGTCttagttatataatatttatgcgCACTATGCAAATGTATACTTTTGTATGGATTGAATATTCGTAACATCATAAAATTCATGAATAAAAATTCATGCTAGGGGGTTGTGGTATGAAAAATGTTGAAACTAAAACTAAAGGGTACCTACATCTCGTTGGCtaaagaatcatgaaatttgacaggtggCAACAGGCAATATCTTATggtagtaaagaaaaaaaatctgaaaaccgtgaacttgtgcttaggtaggtacatcacaaaaaaaattcacaatCAAATATTAGTTCTAcgtcatagatggcgctgtccgtcaatAACTTGCAGACTGCAGTGTTgtacagtaaattttttgagCGGTAAATATATTGGTTTGAGGATTTCTTATacgttggtacggaacccttcgtgtgtgagtccgactcgcatttgaacGTTGACATCTTATATTTGACATAAAGAAGATGATTTCTTTATTTCATCATCctttcattcatcatcatcatcatcaccattatGATCATGATCATTTGATCAACTTGATTTGTTGTAATCTAcaacaaatgttttttttttgtagataaGACCGTGGAACCATTAAAAGATGTAAACATAATTCGCGTTAAGCCTATTATGTTAAAGGATATAAGGCTGCTGAAAACCATCGTAAACAGTGTtggcaaaaagaaaaaaaccaagcgtaaaaaaaaagaaaggttATGCCCTTTCTGTGGaaaaatttgtaaaagtttaaaaacacACATTCTGATACACACAGGTAAATGATGTTATGCAATGGACAAGGTATAAGTGGCCAATTCTTTCATATttacataatctctaaactgaactaaaatgacagttcgtaaataaatataattaatatcctTTATTGGtccaaacacaaaaaaaaaactaagataAAGTACCGTAGCCTCGAGTAGGGTAACTAAATATAGATGATTAAACACTGAAAAGCAGGGTACTTCCGTTGACCTAAAGCCCTAGAATGATGGGCAGGTAGCGACGTTAATTAAGGGCCCCGTTTGCTTGAGATACAAGATTTCTTATTCTCAAGAATCTATGCTTGAGATAGATTTATGCACGAAGTTGCCTCATTTGCCTAAAATTGAGATTTTTCaagggtcataactttcaaaataaatataatttgactaaatttattattttagagcaTAGATAATGGAAAGATAACTCGATACatggcttagttatagatctagaatgacaaatctatacatataataaaattgtagaaaagtggtgtctgtacaatggaaatatataaaaaaaaagtagcaggggttgttattatatcgatgccgaacccaaaattgtaataaatttttttttgtctgtttgtctgtttgtctgtgtgtttgtgcacgctaatctcagaaacggcttattcgatttagatacggttttcactaatatattgtagtaagcttcacttaggatttagtgtttatttcatgtcaatcggttcataaataaaaaagttatgtcaatttaaagaatcacggcgcctcgcgcctgagcgtccgtggctatataaagcgcgaaaagtcactattccacgcgaacgaagtcgcgggcacagctagtgatAGAATAATAGGCGTTATACGTTTTGTATGGATGAGTGCGTAAGAAGGACCTTAAAAGCacaaagggaaaaatccaaaaaccatgaagttgtttaaaaattaaaaagtgttatttcttgtatgatggtatgaAACCTTTTCGAGTGCGACTCGAATAAGCGGCTTTCCGCCTTTGTATTTCAATACAAATATGTTCCTGGTTTTTTCAAATGTGTACCATCTACTACTGAACTAATTCGTACACCCAATTTCGTCCTATGACAAAACAACATTATGTGAACTCTAGGTTCCAACTCCTCCATCCTGATGCTGAAGGCATTTTCTCCAcctaatagaatagaatataatattttcattcaaataaacttttacaagtgcttttgaatcgtcgaaatAATCTACCTACATTTACTCtttgaatctaccactggttcagaatgccgttcctaccaagaagaaccagcaagaaactcggcggttgctcttttcaagggttcaaattacaatttacaataatatgcaatactaaagcaattgcagccccgcacattgctggagcgagtctaATCCATGCTATTTTgtgatttacataatcttcgattgtataatatgttttttccaggagcatacttttaataaatttaaacttGTGtgaaggcaagtctaaaattgactgtggaatattattataaaatattacactcattcccaaaAACGACTTTCTCACTTTCCTGTGGCGGAGCGTAATCAGTAAATCAGTATAAAGTATTGGCTGATGGTGCAATGCAGGGCTGAAGCTCAGCTTACTGGAACATAATTTTAGTTAGTTATTATCATTTTTCAGCGgagaaaaaattcaaatgtcAGAACTGTACAAAATCATTCCGCACAATGGGAAATTTACGGTATCATATTAAGAAGTCGCACTCCACAATAGAGgaaaaatataaatgtgaacACTGTATTAACACTTTTTCTTGCAAAGGATCCATTATGaggtacaaatattttaaagtaaaaacgTTTTTAGTATGTATCGCTGTGATTTGAAACTTGATGAAACGATAGGTATAATCGACACTAATAAAAGAGACAAACACATACTTACATCTATAGAATTTAGCCTGCGAGAGAATGAGATagaataggtacattatacagTGTTTCCTATTAtttcaaagtttatttttcatctctctcatctcattataaaaaataaaccctACAATTATACAAATCCTACTCCTGACTCTCTGCATTCGTCGCACTCTCCGCTGCGTGTAAACTGCACacatgctttttttttaaattaatggaTTGGAAAGGAAACAATAAggttatgatgatgatgaatgtcaAGAATGTGTATTTTCATTTTCAGACACATGGTGACACATATGAAAAGACAGTTTGCCTGCACATTATGTAAAAAGGAATTCAGACTGGTATGGAAATGTTTTTTACTaaccgatttaaaaaaagaaggttctcaattcgactatgtttttttttgtatgtttgttacgcaattactccgccaaatataaaccgattttgttttttttttttttttttgtgtggtaggtcatacttccggtggtcccattttagtttggtgaagatctgatgactaTCTTtggagatagagaacagaactcttcAACGGATAAGAGTGAATAGCTCGCGATTGGTGTAAAGGcgtagtaaacagtaggtttttaaccaggaatagctataggtatattttttactttttagtgtttgtggttattgaagttggtttttttttaaagtcaagTTAGCCTTTAACTGTGTTAGACTCAAAGGTAGTAAGTGATGGTCTGCAGTCTTAAATGTTAGCAGATTTAGTCTTACCTGGGAGGGCTGTGGTAGTTTTCAATAAATCCATTATTGGTTTCTATGCGGCATCATACCGCAAAGTTAAATTGCTTGGCAGCGTGGCTTTGCCAGCAGGGTGGTAACTGGCCACAACCGAAGGCTCCCACCAGAACAGAATTTGGATTCACCTCCTTccatatttacattttaatgtaAATGTCATATTTCATAGCAGCAACTAcggtgcgcgcaaaacaagaaGTCTAATCTGAACAAGAGGCGTGTGACTGCGCACTGTACAAAAATGAATCTCCGCGGGGCTTGTGTATATTCCTTAGTCTGTGATCTGCGCAAACCGCCACGTTGCAACGTCAGATTAGAttacttgttttgcgatcactgtaAATAGGAAAGTAACGAATAGAATAAGCAAATTGCTGTTTTGTTTTCCCcctaataaagaaagaaaaagtattAACTTAAAGTTGATTCTGATTTAACCCATTGCCTGCCACTGACACATaggtaaatatcacttgctttaacagaaACCTCTcacatgttctcaaaggtgtgtgacgtCGTCCAATCCGcttttgaccagcgtggtagactatggctaaacacttcttattctagTAGGAGATCCGTACTCGGTAGTGAGACGGCGATAGGTTGCTCCAGGGAAGGAGGTGATTCTGACTTAGTGAAATATTTTTCAGAAATACGCTTTAAAGCGGCATATGATGAGTCACGGTATAGGCGCTAGAACAATTCAATGTGACATGTGTACCATGACGTTCTATAGCAATGATCATTTAAAAGCCCACTACAGAGTCCACACGAGAGAGCGCCCATACAATTGCGaggtatgataataatatcatattattacatatatcTAATTGTCATAAatctcctgttttttttttaagtggaACTTTTCCTCCGCTGCCGACAGCCGAACTTCCGAACGCTGGCCTCCAAATTCATAGGAAGAAATACGAAGTAGGTGtgtcagtctgctagcttttcattcGCTAAACTcattttaacgaaatttagtacagatatagcttgcatcccggcgaaggactactttttgtcccagaaaatcaaagagttaccacaggattttaaaaaatctaaatccaaacagaagtcgcgagcatcatttatttggtacagagacagctgATAAAGACACCGGAATAGAGACGAATTGAGGCtacttttatgccggaaaatcaaagttcccacgggcaTTTAAAGAAATCGAATcttacgcggatgaagtcgcgggaatcatctagtatctatctaaaaattaataaatagtcGTCGAATTGAACGCCTTTGATTTTTGAAGTACctagttaaaaaatttaaaacatttaaatactTTCTTTAGGTATTCTGCAAAATGAAAGTAACTGCTTGTTAGAAAAAGAAATTGATGGTTTCAGCTTTGTTCGCAACCCTACAGCTACAAACGCGACTTTAATAGACACTGCCTCAAGAAACATGGTGTAATAATAGACCGTAGACCAGTACATGTGATGAACGATGAAGTCCTCAAATGTGAAAAGGCTCTAATGAAAAACTTAATGTTGCGTTTACACGGACTACCAACAGAATCAGAACCGATGAATTCTTTTCAGGGGCCTCAAAAGGCGCTAGCTTTTGCTAAAGCCGTAAAAGTGATGCAAAATGGTCAAATACCAATTGATGTTCAGTTGTAAAGGCTGGTACAGACCAAGCGCGACGGAACGACGAGTAACGACGCGTACCTACGTGTACCATGAATGTCTAAATATATAAGAGGATTGATATAGACTCATGATCCATATCTTTGATGTTCAGTTGTTTCAACCATGTTCTTGACcataatcaataaaaataaaaagatttatagtggtttttattttaactgGTTGAGCCACTCTTGTCTATGGACTACTATCTATCAAATCGAGGCGCTAATATCGCCCTAGAATTGCCAAAAATAGCAATACATAATGATTTGCCTAGCGGCGGCTTCTTTTAGCTGATGAATTGTTTCGTATATACAAAGATAATAGGTATATGCCATGCCCATGCCAtcgatacctacctatatgtcaACGTCAAACTCATCATTTTGACTAGTTTTGACTATATAGTACATAAAGATATAGTATAATTGGTTCATGTTTTGACTAATCCATGCTCTATATGGTGCGACAAGGACCTTTTGGCGCGTGACCAAAATTGGAACTAATCCGGAGCATGCGTATATCTGTACcttaacgccgccatcttgtgaagtgtcacgctgTCCCCTTGTGTGTGGTGTTGCaaagtaaaaaatctgaatttcacagttttttttaatattagagtTGTTCCATATACATAACTTCGTGATTtaatctgataataattaatacagcATAATTAATTTGTCTCTATCGTATAACTATATTTAgcactaggtaagtatagtatttgagcaggaaaacatgataggttgcaagtcCCTGGCTTATCAATGGTTTTTACGATTCTTTTTCAATGTATGAATAGGAATGGCTAGCCTAAGTTCTCTTTtagctaaaattaaataaaacttactcgactttcaacattgacattttcaagaTATTCCTTAATTttgagaagattttatttgctggcagcctttgtgcTACAACTGCGCCGGGCGCCCCCCTGTCAATGTCACTCAAGTGCCAaccgtagtgattatattctctttggtgCTAACTGCCGAGAGAGCcacaagagaaaaataaaaatgaatgaagAGAACCTTGTCGAACTGTAACTACAGACACAGGCATGACACAGGTCTATAGAATTTTCAGTTTGATCGTTCTCTCAATCACTCTCAATGATTAACTCAGTGTGGAGTGTGGACATGAAATCCGTGTTGTGTGTTTAGTTCACAGACCACGAATTGGTTTAGTTTACGGATgggttatttttattagaactGTTTTTATAAATCACTTTGTTTAATCATACTCCTATCTGTTCTTAAAAATGTTAGTGTTATTATATCCCTTATTTGTGTGATCGATAGTAATAGTGAAGGAAGTGCAACAGGCGAAAAAGCTCCTAGTGTAAACAGAGGAGTAAATTATTGTGAACACAAAATGCCTACGGATTCAGAATGCGATTCTGACTTGGTGTCGAAAGAGTGGCTTTTGGCCAAGTTGCGTTCGGATGAGAGGGATATGATTCTTATAGATTGTCGAGGGTCCAATGAGTATTCAGTTTCCCATATACGATCCGCCGTCAACTTTTCGATTCCGAGTATCATGTTGCGGAGATTGGCCGCAGGGAAGATTGAGTTGGCTTCAACGGTGCAGTGTAAGGAGCTTAAAGCGCGGATAACGCATTGTTGCTCTCGGGGCATGTTCGTGCTGTACAGCGACGGAGCCCCTCGAGAGCCTGACTCTGTGCACGGCATCCTGCTGAAGCGCCTCAAGCAAGATGGCGTACAGGTCGTCTGCCTTGAAGGTAA
This genomic window contains:
- the LOC123867175 gene encoding zinc finger protein 431-like isoform X5, which translates into the protein MSSFISIYLKMDNNDNKCRICFESKRNLCSVFETDQGLSYALMIALITGIKIVKDKKELLCLLCRRKLKDFYEFKLLIERSDVELSKQSKVFKFNTIDEIKVEFDSQLNHIEPENVASDYNNLFKNENDWVYYNNTLIKRLIKQERITVPIEEFLDTIKSEGFEENGHVNDYVQDSNMGEEYSFKRKKKPSKMTKNYKTSTEKKFKCQNCTKSFRTMGNLRYHIKKSHSTIEEKYKCEHCINTFSCKGSIMRHMVTHMKRQFACTLCKKEFRLKYALKRHMMSHGIGARTIQCDMCTMTFYSNDHLKAHYRVHTRERPYNCELCSQPYSYKRDFNRHCLKKHGVIIDRRPVHVMNDEVLKCEKALMKNLMLRLHGLPTESEPMNSFQGPQKALAFAKAVKVMQNGQIPIDVQL
- the LOC123867175 gene encoding zinc finger protein 729-like isoform X3 is translated as MSSFISIYLKMDNNDNKCRICFESKRNLCSVFETDQGLSYALMIALITGIKIVKDKKELLCLLCRRKLKDFYEFKLLIERSDVELSKQSKVFKFNTIDEIKVEFDSQLNHIEPENVASDYNNLFKNENDWVYYNNTLIKRLIKQERITVPIEEFLDTIKSEGFEENGHVDDYVQDSNMGEEYSFKRKKKPSKMTKNYKTSSKYKTVEPLKDVNIIRVKPIMLKDIRLLKTIVNSVGKKKKTKRKKKERLCPFCGKICKSLKTHILIHTAEKKFKCQNCTKSFRTMGNLRYHIKKSHSTIEEKYKCEHCINTFSCKGSIMRHMVTHMKRQFACTLCKKEFRLLCSQPYSYKRDFNRHCLKKHGVIIDRRPVHVMNDEVLKCEKALMKNLMLRLHGLPTESEPMNSFQGPQKALAFAKAVKVMQNGQIPIDVQL
- the LOC123867175 gene encoding zinc finger protein 729-like isoform X2, giving the protein MSSFISIYLKMDNNDNKCRICFESKRNLCSVFETDQGLSYALMIALITGIKIVKDKKELLCLLCRRKLKDFYEFKLLIERSDVELSKQSKVFKFNTIDEIKVEFDSQLNHIEPENVASDYNNLFKNENDWVYYNNTLIKRLIKQERITVPIEEFLDTIKSEGFEENGHVDDYVQDSNMGEEYSFKRKKKPSKMTKNYKTSNKTVEPLKDVNIIRVKPIMLKDIRLLKTIVNSVGKKKKTKRKKKERLCPFCGKICKSLKTHILIHTAEKKFKCQNCTKSFRTMGNLRYHIKKSHSTIEEKYKCEHCINTFSCKGSIMRHMVTHMKRQFACTLCKKEFRLKYALKRHMMSHGIGARTIQCDMCTMTFYSNDHLKAHYRVHTRERPYNCELCSQPYSYKRDFNRHCLKKHGVIIDRRPVHVMNDEVLKCEKALMKNLMLRLHGLPTESEPMNSFQGPQKALAFAKAVKVMQNGQIPIDVQL
- the LOC123867175 gene encoding zinc finger protein 729-like isoform X1; translation: MSSFISIYLKMDNNDNKCRICFESKRNLCSVFETDQGLSYALMIALITGIKIVKDKKELLCLLCRRKLKDFYEFKLLIERSDVELSKQSKVFKFNTIDEIKVEFDSQLNHIEPENVASDYNNLFKNENDWVYYNNTLIKRLIKQERITVPIEEFLDTIKSEGFEENGHVDDYVQDSNMGEEYSFKRKKKPSKMTKNYKTSSKYKTVEPLKDVNIIRVKPIMLKDIRLLKTIVNSVGKKKKTKRKKKERLCPFCGKICKSLKTHILIHTAEKKFKCQNCTKSFRTMGNLRYHIKKSHSTIEEKYKCEHCINTFSCKGSIMRHMVTHMKRQFACTLCKKEFRLKYALKRHMMSHGIGARTIQCDMCTMTFYSNDHLKAHYRVHTRERPYNCELCSQPYSYKRDFNRHCLKKHGVIIDRRPVHVMNDEVLKCEKALMKNLMLRLHGLPTESEPMNSFQGPQKALAFAKAVKVMQNGQIPIDVQL
- the LOC123867175 gene encoding zinc finger protein 431-like isoform X4 translates to MSSFISIYLKMDNNDNKCRICFESKRNLCSVFETDQGLSYALMIALITGIKIVKDKKELLCLLCRRKLKDFYEFKLLIERSDVELSKQSKVFKFNTIDEIKVEFDSQLNHIEPENVASDYNNLFKNENDWVYYNNTLIKRLIKQERITVPIEEFLDTIKSEGFEENGHVDDYVQDSNMGEEYSFKRKKKPSKMTKNYKTSTEKKFKCQNCTKSFRTMGNLRYHIKKSHSTIEEKYKCEHCINTFSCKGSIMRHMVTHMKRQFACTLCKKEFRLKYALKRHMMSHGIGARTIQCDMCTMTFYSNDHLKAHYRVHTRERPYNCELCSQPYSYKRDFNRHCLKKHGVIIDRRPVHVMNDEVLKCEKALMKNLMLRLHGLPTESEPMNSFQGPQKALAFAKAVKVMQNGQIPIDVQL